In Collimonas arenae, a single genomic region encodes these proteins:
- the pdxJ gene encoding pyridoxine 5'-phosphate synthase yields the protein MSYLNPTSSIIDLGINIDHVATLRNARGTTYPDPLQAALQAEEAGADAITLHLREDRRHIRDADVEMIRPQLHTRMNLEAAVTQEMIDFSCKIKPQDSCLVPERRHELTTEGGLDVVKYFTQVQAAVRQLQGEGIRVSLFIDPEADQIQAAAEIGAPVIELHTGRYAEAHDETEQRSELERVQRAVQEGVRRGLKVNAGHGLHYTNAQAIAAIPDIAELNIGHAIVAHAVFVGWKAAVSEMKALMVKARLGK from the coding sequence ATGAGCTATCTCAATCCAACATCGTCGATCATCGACCTTGGCATCAATATCGATCACGTCGCCACTTTGCGCAATGCGCGCGGCACCACCTATCCGGACCCGTTGCAAGCGGCCTTGCAGGCGGAAGAAGCTGGCGCTGACGCCATCACCTTGCATTTGCGCGAAGATCGCCGCCACATCCGCGATGCAGACGTTGAAATGATCCGTCCGCAGTTGCACACGCGCATGAACCTGGAAGCGGCGGTGACCCAGGAAATGATCGATTTCTCCTGCAAGATCAAACCGCAGGATTCTTGCCTGGTGCCTGAACGCCGTCATGAACTGACGACCGAAGGCGGCCTCGATGTGGTGAAATATTTTACGCAAGTGCAAGCGGCAGTGCGCCAGCTGCAAGGCGAAGGCATCCGCGTCAGTCTGTTCATCGATCCGGAAGCCGATCAGATTCAAGCCGCAGCCGAAATTGGCGCGCCGGTGATTGAGTTGCACACCGGCCGTTACGCTGAAGCGCATGACGAGACGGAACAACGCAGCGAGCTGGAGCGGGTGCAGCGAGCAGTGCAAGAGGGGGTGCGGCGTGGCCTCAAGGTGAATGCCGGTCATGGTCTGCATTACACCAATGCGCAGGCGATTGCGGCGATTCCCGATATCGCAGAATTGAACATCGGCCACGCCATCGTGGCGCATGCGGTGTTCGTCGGCTGGAAAGCGGCGGTAAGCGAAATGAAGGCGCTGATGGTGAAAGCGCGCTTGGGAAAATAA
- the acpS gene encoding holo-ACP synthase, with translation MIYGIGTDIIQIPRIAAALQRNGDRFAEKILGPQEMEKYLQRKAKVEARGIRFLATRFAAKEAFSKALGLGMKMPMTWRAMQTLNAPGGKPIVVVNPALEEYMQQKGLTAQVSITDEVEYAVAFVIVEKK, from the coding sequence ATGATTTATGGCATCGGTACCGACATCATCCAGATTCCGCGCATAGCGGCGGCATTGCAGCGTAACGGCGATCGTTTTGCAGAGAAGATCCTAGGCCCGCAAGAGATGGAGAAATACTTACAGCGCAAGGCTAAGGTGGAAGCGCGTGGCATCCGTTTCCTGGCGACGCGCTTTGCAGCCAAGGAAGCGTTTTCCAAGGCGCTCGGACTGGGAATGAAAATGCCGATGACCTGGCGCGCCATGCAAACATTAAATGCGCCCGGCGGCAAGCCGATCGTGGTGGTGAACCCCGCGCTGGAAGAATACATGCAACAGAAGGGCTTGACCGCGCAGGTGTCGATTACCGATGAAGTGGAATACGCGGTCGCTTTCGTCATCGTGGAGAAAAAATGA
- the recO gene encoding DNA repair protein RecO codes for MNAIIADAEQALPEDAAVLISVAPGPAATAAVVPKRRARIPEKDTRVTAQPGFVLHSYPHRETSLIIDVFTRDYGRIALVAKGAKRPMSKLRGVLQTFQPLSLSWSGKSEIRTLIAAEWVGGLLPLEKSALLCGFYLNELLVKLVARDDPHVALFNHYVTTLNQLAHLEPAPIVLRQFERALLKQTGVAGDFTRCTSSRQPVDPAESYVVDPERGPRVARAADSWPRVSGKTLLDMEQEDYSDVATQAQSKVLMRFLLAHHLGGAPLNTRQILIDLMQL; via the coding sequence ATGAATGCGATCATCGCTGATGCAGAGCAAGCGCTGCCGGAAGATGCCGCTGTCCTGATCAGCGTTGCTCCCGGCCCTGCTGCTACTGCTGCCGTCGTTCCCAAGCGACGGGCGCGGATACCGGAAAAAGATACGCGTGTCACTGCACAGCCCGGGTTCGTACTGCACAGCTATCCGCACCGCGAAACCAGCCTCATCATCGATGTTTTCACCCGCGATTACGGCCGCATCGCGCTGGTCGCCAAAGGCGCCAAGCGTCCGATGTCAAAGTTGCGCGGCGTTCTGCAAACCTTCCAGCCGTTGTCGCTGAGTTGGAGCGGCAAATCAGAAATCCGTACCTTGATCGCGGCCGAATGGGTTGGCGGTCTGCTGCCGCTGGAAAAATCGGCGCTGCTGTGTGGTTTCTACCTGAATGAACTGCTGGTGAAACTGGTCGCGCGTGATGATCCGCATGTTGCCTTGTTCAATCATTACGTCACAACCCTTAATCAGCTGGCCCATCTGGAGCCGGCGCCTATTGTGCTGCGCCAGTTCGAAAGAGCGCTGCTCAAGCAGACCGGAGTTGCCGGCGATTTCACGCGTTGTACCAGTAGCCGCCAGCCTGTCGATCCAGCCGAAAGCTACGTGGTCGATCCTGAGCGCGGGCCACGCGTTGCACGAGCAGCCGATTCCTGGCCCCGGGTTTCCGGCAAGACTCTGCTGGACATGGAGCAGGAAGATTACAGCGATGTCGCTACGCAGGCGCAAAGCAAGGTGCTGATGCGCTTCTTGCTGGCCCATCATCTGGGTGGCGCGCCATTGAACACACGCCAGATCCTGATTGACCTGATGCAGTTGTAA
- a CDS encoding benzoate/H(+) symporter BenE family transporter — protein sequence MKNFPWSSLAAGFVTVLVGFTSSAVIVLQAAAAAGATPQQISSWMLALGLGMGLTCIGLSLRYKAPVVTAWSTPGAALLITSLSGIPMSEAIGAFMFAAALITLGGVTGWFERAMGKIPLSIAAAMLAGILAHFGMNVFMAMKPQFVMVFAMFVAYLLCKRWLPRYAIIIVLLIGVALAASRGLLHFDHFHFAWARPVFTMPSFSWSTIIGVGIPLFVVTMASQNAPGVAVIRASGYDTPISPLITWTGLTTLVLAPFGCFSLNLAAITAAICMGKEAHEDPAKRYWAAVAAGGFYLLVGVFGATVCALFAAFPQELVLAIAGLALFGTIANSLTMAMANDVQREAALITFLVTASGVTLFGVGAAFWGLVAGALAFFVLNWKRHDQLLQQHKQLAPAMTVPDTVSPALPSH from the coding sequence ATGAAAAATTTCCCTTGGTCTAGTCTTGCCGCCGGTTTTGTAACAGTGTTGGTCGGTTTCACAAGTTCCGCAGTCATCGTTTTGCAAGCAGCCGCGGCTGCCGGCGCTACACCGCAGCAAATCAGTTCATGGATGCTCGCGCTTGGCCTTGGCATGGGGCTGACCTGCATCGGTTTGTCGCTGCGCTACAAGGCTCCGGTAGTAACCGCCTGGTCGACGCCAGGAGCTGCCTTGCTGATTACCAGCTTGTCCGGCATTCCTATGTCGGAAGCAATCGGCGCATTCATGTTCGCTGCCGCCCTGATTACCCTAGGCGGCGTCACTGGCTGGTTCGAGCGTGCCATGGGCAAGATTCCGCTGTCGATTGCGGCCGCGATGCTAGCTGGTATCCTGGCCCATTTCGGCATGAATGTATTCATGGCGATGAAACCGCAATTCGTGATGGTTTTTGCGATGTTTGTCGCTTACCTGCTGTGCAAGCGCTGGCTGCCGCGCTACGCCATCATTATCGTGTTGCTGATCGGCGTTGCGCTGGCCGCTAGCCGCGGCCTGCTGCATTTCGATCATTTTCATTTCGCCTGGGCCAGGCCGGTATTTACCATGCCGAGCTTTTCGTGGTCGACCATCATCGGCGTCGGCATTCCCTTGTTCGTGGTAACCATGGCGTCGCAAAATGCGCCGGGCGTCGCGGTGATACGCGCTTCCGGCTACGATACCCCGATTTCACCGTTGATAACCTGGACCGGGCTGACTACTTTGGTGCTGGCGCCATTCGGTTGTTTCTCCCTGAACCTGGCAGCAATCACTGCCGCCATCTGCATGGGCAAAGAGGCCCATGAAGACCCGGCCAAACGCTATTGGGCGGCTGTGGCGGCGGGTGGCTTCTATTTGCTGGTGGGCGTCTTTGGCGCTACCGTCTGCGCCTTGTTTGCTGCATTTCCGCAAGAGCTGGTGCTGGCGATTGCCGGACTGGCCCTGTTCGGTACGATCGCCAACAGCCTGACGATGGCGATGGCTAACGACGTCCAGCGCGAAGCGGCCTTGATCACATTCCTGGTAACCGCTTCCGGCGTCACGTTGTTTGGTGTCGGTGCGGCATTCTGGGGGTTGGTGGCTGGCGCCCTGGCATTCTTTGTCTTGAACTGGAAGCGTCATGATCAATTGCTGCAGCAGCACAAGCAGCTGGCGCCGGCGATGACAGTGCCGGATACCGTATCGCCCGCATTGCCATCGCACTAG